Proteins from a genomic interval of Streptomyces sp. NBC_01445:
- the cydB gene encoding cytochrome d ubiquinol oxidase subunit II, protein MELHDVWFVLIAVLWIGYFFLEGFDFGIGVLTKVLARGRTERRVLINTIGPVWDGNEVWLLTAGGATFAAFPEWYATLFSGFYLPLLMILVCLIVRGVAFEYRAKRPEEKWQTNWEHAIFWTSLIPAVLWGVAFGNIVRGVKIDVHKEFVGSFWDLLNPYALLGGLVTLTLFTFHGAVFASLKTVGDIRVRARKTALGLGPVAAALALAFLIWTQADKGDGSSLIAMIVTVVALVGAIIAIRAGREGWSFALSGITIAAAFAMLFLTLFPNVMPSSLDPDWSLTVTNASSSPYTLKIMTWCAAVATPIVLLYQSWTYWVFRKRIGTQHIADAAH, encoded by the coding sequence ATGGAACTTCACGACGTCTGGTTCGTACTCATCGCGGTCCTGTGGATCGGCTACTTCTTCCTGGAGGGATTCGACTTCGGGATCGGGGTCCTGACCAAGGTGCTCGCCCGCGGCCGCACCGAGCGGCGCGTCCTGATCAACACCATCGGACCCGTCTGGGACGGCAACGAGGTGTGGCTGCTCACTGCCGGCGGCGCGACCTTCGCCGCTTTCCCCGAGTGGTACGCGACACTCTTCTCGGGCTTCTATCTGCCGCTCCTGATGATCCTGGTCTGCCTGATCGTGCGCGGTGTCGCCTTCGAGTACCGGGCGAAGCGGCCCGAGGAGAAGTGGCAGACCAACTGGGAGCACGCGATCTTCTGGACCTCTCTGATACCGGCGGTTCTGTGGGGCGTGGCCTTCGGGAACATCGTGCGCGGCGTGAAGATCGACGTGCACAAGGAGTTCGTGGGCAGCTTCTGGGACCTGCTCAACCCGTACGCGCTCCTCGGTGGTCTGGTGACGCTGACGCTGTTCACCTTCCACGGCGCGGTGTTCGCCTCGCTCAAGACGGTGGGCGACATCCGGGTGCGGGCGCGGAAGACGGCGCTGGGGCTCGGTCCCGTCGCCGCGGCCCTCGCGCTCGCCTTCCTGATCTGGACCCAGGCCGACAAGGGCGACGGCTCGTCGCTGATCGCGATGATCGTCACGGTGGTCGCCCTCGTCGGGGCCATCATCGCCATCAGGGCGGGGCGTGAGGGCTGGTCGTTCGCGCTGTCCGGCATCACGATCGCGGCAGCCTTCGCGATGCTCTTCCTGACGCTGTTCCCGAACGTCATGCCGTCGTCGCTCGACCCGGACTGGAGCCTCACGGTCACCAACGCCTCGTCGAGCCCCTACACCCTGAAGATCATGACCTGGTGCGCGGCGGTGGCGACGCCCATCGTGCTGCTCTACCAGTCGTGGACGTACTGGGTGTTCCGCAAGCGGATCGGCACCCAGCACATCGCCGACGCCGCACACTGA
- the cydD gene encoding thiol reductant ABC exporter subunit CydD — MKPIDQRLLRYARATRLFLIAVVVLGVAGAGLVIAQAMLIAEVVVGTFEHGLDVFALRTPLLLLALVAAGRGLVSWLTELAAHRASAAVKSELRGRLLERASQLGPGWLSGQRTGSLVALATRGVDALDDYFSRYLPQLGLAVVVPVAVLARIVTEDWVSAAIIVCTLPLIPVFMILIGWATQSHMDRQWRLLSRLSGHFLDVVAGLPTLKVFGRAKAQAESVRRITGEYRQATMRTLRIAFLSSFALELLSTLSVALVAVTIGMRLVHGDMDLYVGLVILVLAPEAYLPLRQVGAQYHAAAEGLAAAEEIFAVLETPVPPSGAGAVPAATGIAFDGVTVRYPGRSTDAVSEADFEVAPGETVALVGPSGVGKSTLLSAALGFVRPDAGRVLVGGADLAGLDQEAWHARVAWVPQRPQLYAGSVADNVRLARPDASSAEVEEALREAGAQDFVRALPDGADTLLGDDGAGLSAGQRQRLALARAFLADRPVVLLDEPTAALDGETEAGIVEAVRRLAAGRTVLLVVHRPALLAVADRVVRLDVPRSPAVAGEPAVRPVPSAEAAEVPGYVEDRHVSDHSGESRGSVLARVRGAARARRGRLALALLLGALALGSAVGLMATSGWLISRASQQPPVMYLMVAVTATRAFGIGRACFRYAERVVSHDAVLRMLADTRVAVYRRLERLAPAGLRATRRGDLLSRLVADVDALQDYWLRWLLPASAAAVVGAASVVFTAWMLPSAGAVLAAGLLLAGVGVPLLSGAVARRAERRLAPARGTLATRVAELLTGTAELTVSGALSARTAQAKAADSVLTRIASRAATATALGDGLTALITGLTVAGAALAGVQGVREGRLDGVQLAVVVLTPLAAFEAVMGLPLAVQYRQRVKKSAERVHEVLDATVPVREPEAPAQAPQDPFPLVVRGLAARHDGQGRDALHGVDLTLERGRRVAVVGSSGSGKTTLAQVLLRFLDAGEGSYTLAGQDAYGLEGDAVRRLVGLCAQDAHLFDSSVRENLLLAKKGATDDGLREVLAAARLLEWADSLPDGLGTLVGEHGARLSGGQRQRLALARALLADFPVLVLDEPAEHLDLPTADALTADLLSATEGRTTLLITHRMAGLDAVDEVIVLDEGSVVQRGRYEDLVAVEGPLRALWERERDAELLVGA; from the coding sequence GTGAAACCGATCGACCAGCGGCTGCTCCGGTACGCCAGGGCCACTCGCCTCTTCCTGATCGCGGTGGTGGTCCTCGGCGTGGCCGGGGCGGGCCTGGTCATCGCTCAGGCGATGCTCATCGCCGAGGTGGTGGTGGGGACTTTCGAGCACGGTCTTGATGTCTTCGCCCTGCGCACACCGCTCTTGCTGCTTGCGCTGGTGGCGGCCGGACGCGGTCTGGTCTCCTGGCTGACCGAACTGGCCGCTCACCGGGCCAGCGCGGCGGTCAAGTCGGAGCTGCGCGGACGGCTCCTGGAGCGCGCCTCCCAGCTGGGTCCGGGGTGGCTCAGCGGGCAGCGGACCGGATCCCTGGTGGCGCTCGCGACGCGGGGTGTGGACGCGCTCGACGACTACTTCTCGCGATATCTGCCGCAGTTGGGCCTCGCGGTGGTGGTGCCCGTCGCGGTGCTCGCGCGCATCGTCACCGAGGACTGGGTGTCCGCGGCGATCATCGTGTGCACACTGCCTCTGATCCCCGTCTTCATGATCCTCATCGGCTGGGCCACCCAGTCCCACATGGACCGTCAGTGGCGGCTCCTGTCCCGGCTCTCGGGGCACTTCCTGGACGTGGTCGCCGGACTTCCGACGCTGAAGGTGTTCGGCCGGGCCAAGGCGCAGGCCGAGTCGGTCCGCCGGATCACCGGCGAGTACCGGCAGGCGACGATGCGGACCTTGCGCATCGCTTTCCTGTCGTCGTTCGCCCTCGAACTGCTCTCGACACTGTCGGTCGCCCTGGTGGCCGTGACCATCGGCATGCGGCTCGTGCACGGTGACATGGACCTCTACGTGGGACTGGTCATTCTCGTCCTCGCGCCCGAGGCCTATCTGCCACTGCGTCAGGTCGGCGCGCAGTACCACGCGGCGGCCGAGGGGCTCGCCGCCGCGGAGGAGATCTTCGCCGTTCTGGAGACCCCGGTGCCGCCGTCCGGCGCCGGAGCGGTGCCCGCGGCCACCGGTATCGCCTTCGACGGAGTGACCGTCCGCTATCCCGGCCGGTCCACGGACGCCGTCTCGGAGGCCGACTTCGAGGTCGCGCCCGGGGAGACGGTGGCACTCGTCGGCCCGAGCGGCGTGGGCAAGTCGACGCTGCTGAGCGCGGCGCTCGGATTCGTCCGTCCCGACGCGGGGCGGGTCCTCGTCGGGGGCGCCGATCTGGCCGGTCTCGACCAGGAGGCGTGGCACGCGCGCGTGGCCTGGGTGCCGCAGCGACCGCAGCTGTACGCCGGGTCGGTCGCGGACAACGTGAGGCTCGCGCGGCCCGACGCGTCCTCCGCGGAGGTCGAGGAGGCGCTGCGCGAGGCAGGGGCCCAGGACTTCGTCCGTGCGCTGCCCGACGGCGCGGACACTCTGCTCGGCGACGACGGGGCCGGGCTCTCCGCCGGGCAGCGGCAACGCCTCGCCCTGGCACGGGCGTTCCTCGCCGACCGGCCCGTGGTGCTGCTGGACGAGCCGACGGCCGCCCTCGACGGGGAGACAGAGGCGGGGATCGTCGAGGCGGTCCGCAGGCTTGCCGCCGGCCGTACCGTCCTTCTGGTGGTGCACCGTCCCGCGCTGCTGGCCGTCGCCGACCGGGTGGTGCGTCTCGACGTGCCGCGTTCCCCTGCGGTGGCGGGGGAGCCTGCGGTACGACCCGTGCCGTCGGCCGAGGCGGCCGAAGTGCCCGGCTACGTAGAGGACCGTCACGTATCCGATCACTCCGGAGAGAGCCGGGGCAGTGTGCTCGCGCGTGTGCGGGGTGCCGCGCGGGCGCGGCGGGGGCGCCTTGCCCTCGCGCTGCTGCTCGGAGCGCTCGCCCTCGGCAGCGCCGTCGGGCTGATGGCGACCTCCGGGTGGCTCATCTCGCGGGCCTCGCAACAGCCGCCCGTGATGTACCTGATGGTCGCCGTCACGGCGACCCGCGCCTTCGGGATCGGCCGCGCCTGCTTCCGGTACGCCGAGCGGGTCGTGTCGCACGACGCCGTGCTGCGGATGCTGGCCGACACCAGAGTCGCCGTCTACCGGCGCCTTGAGCGGCTCGCCCCCGCGGGCCTGCGCGCGACGCGCCGCGGCGATCTGCTCTCCCGGCTCGTCGCCGATGTGGACGCCCTCCAGGACTACTGGCTGCGCTGGCTGCTGCCCGCGTCGGCCGCCGCGGTGGTCGGTGCCGCCTCCGTCGTGTTCACCGCATGGATGCTGCCCTCCGCCGGTGCCGTGCTCGCCGCCGGCCTGCTGCTCGCGGGGGTCGGTGTGCCGCTGCTCTCCGGAGCCGTCGCCCGTCGCGCCGAGCGCCGGCTGGCCCCCGCGCGCGGGACGCTGGCCACCCGCGTGGCCGAACTCCTCACCGGCACCGCCGAACTGACCGTCTCCGGAGCGCTTTCCGCGCGCACCGCGCAGGCGAAGGCCGCCGACTCCGTGCTGACGCGGATCGCGTCCCGCGCCGCCACCGCCACCGCGCTGGGCGACGGACTGACCGCGCTGATCACCGGCCTCACTGTGGCCGGTGCGGCACTCGCCGGGGTGCAGGGTGTGCGCGAGGGCCGCCTCGACGGGGTCCAGCTCGCGGTCGTCGTCCTGACGCCGCTGGCCGCGTTCGAGGCCGTCATGGGCCTGCCACTCGCCGTGCAGTACCGCCAGCGGGTCAAGAAGAGCGCCGAACGCGTTCACGAGGTCCTGGACGCGACGGTCCCCGTACGCGAGCCGGAGGCGCCCGCGCAGGCGCCCCAGGATCCCTTCCCTCTGGTCGTGCGCGGTCTCGCCGCGCGCCACGACGGGCAGGGCCGGGACGCGCTCCACGGGGTCGACCTCACGCTGGAGCGGGGCCGCAGGGTCGCCGTCGTCGGCTCGTCCGGGTCCGGCAAGACGACGCTCGCGCAGGTCCTGCTGCGGTTCCTGGACGCGGGTGAGGGGTCGTACACCCTGGCCGGGCAGGACGCGTACGGGCTCGAAGGCGATGCGGTGCGGCGGCTCGTCGGGCTGTGCGCGCAGGACGCGCACCTCTTCGACAGCTCGGTGCGCGAGAACCTGCTCCTCGCGAAGAAGGGCGCCACCGACGACGGACTGCGCGAAGTCCTGGCCGCCGCGCGCCTCCTGGAGTGGGCGGATTCGCTGCCCGACGGGCTCGGCACCCTCGTCGGCGAACACGGCGCGCGCCTGTCCGGAGGCCAGCGGCAACGGCTCGCCCTGGCCCGCGCCCTGCTCGCCGACTTCCCCGTCCTCGTGCTCGACGAGCCCGCCGAGCACCTCGACCTGCCGACGGCGGACGCGCTGACGGCGGACCTCCTGTCCGCGACCGAGGGCCGGACAACGTTGCTGATCACGCACCGGATGGCCGGCCTCGACGCCGTGGACGAGGTCATCGTCCTCGACGAGGGAAGTGTCGTGCAGCGCGGCAGGTACGAGGATCTGGTCGCGGTCGAGGGGCCCTTGCGCGCGCTGTGGGAACGCGAGCGGGATGCGGAGCTCCTGGTGGGTGCGTAG